In Fibrobacter sp. UWH6, one genomic interval encodes:
- a CDS encoding His/Gly/Thr/Pro-type tRNA ligase C-terminal domain-containing protein, whose translation MKDSLSRDWQCGTIQVDFNLPQRLGAEYVGKDNQKHIPVMLHRAAVGSIERFLGILIEEFMGDFPLWLAPVQARVLPISEKFAEYAHKVERELVNAGVRCDIDESNEKLGYKFRQCELQKVPYKIIVGEKEMNEGVVSVNKRKEGDKGQMTVAEFLAMTEDDRKVVR comes from the coding sequence TTGAAGGATTCCCTCAGCCGTGATTGGCAGTGCGGTACCATCCAGGTGGACTTCAACCTGCCCCAGCGCCTTGGTGCTGAATATGTGGGTAAGGACAACCAGAAGCACATCCCCGTTATGCTGCACCGTGCAGCCGTGGGTTCCATCGAACGCTTCCTGGGCATCCTCATCGAAGAATTCATGGGTGACTTCCCGCTTTGGCTCGCTCCGGTCCAGGCACGCGTCCTCCCGATTTCCGAAAAGTTCGCTGAATACGCCCACAAGGTGGAACGCGAACTGGTGAACGCCGGCGTCCGCTGCGACATCGACGAATCCAACGAAAAGCTGGGCTACAAGTTCCGTCAGTGCGAACTCCAGAAGGTTCCGTACAAGATCATCGTTGGCGAGAAGGAAATGAACGAAGGCGTCGTTTCTGTGAACAAGCGTAAGGAAGGTGACAAGGGTCAGATGACCGTCGCAGAATTCCTCGCTAT